Part of the Vigna angularis cultivar LongXiaoDou No.4 chromosome 1, ASM1680809v1, whole genome shotgun sequence genome, GATCAAGGCTTCTACTTGTTCAAGATTACTTTTGTAATATGGTTTTTGAAATTTGCTAGTCTAACAAGTAAGTGATTGGATATTCTTCTATCTGAGGAAGAGTTATCAATAAAAGGCCAACCATGGTTAGTATTAGTAATTCTGTTGGTTTCTTAGCAGGATGGGATAAAAGCTTAGAATCATGTTTATCTGATATATAAAGTGTCTGCAGGTTTCAAAGTTGGGTAGAATAGATTTTGGTAGATTTGATTGTAAACGGTGGAATGTAATTGAAATAGTGTCCAAATTAATCTTAGTCATATATTTTGCATTGGAACATCTTTATGGTGAAAGGATTTTGAACATTAAAATTACAGGCCCTAAGTGGATCTGTTCATTTTTAATGGTGCTTTTATTTCTCTGTCTGCGTGTGGATAGAGTCTGTggtttatttccttttcttttttctgtaacataactaatttttatatttcctATAAGCAGAATGGAAAGCTGCTAAGAAGCTTAAAATCACATTGCGCAGCCATTATATGTCTCAACTGGGAGGAGGAAAGTCAGCTCATTACAGTATGTTCTTTTCTATGTGATGGCCACTCTTGGTATTTAGTTTGGTTGATCAATTTTGATTCAGAGGAATGTCTTGAAGATACTTGTTATCTACTATAATATGGTTTCTATGTGTACCTTTATTTAGCAAAATCGAAGTGAGATATGATGCTTAGGCATGTGTTAAAACTAtggatattattttttactttgttgATTCAATTGTCGTATGCTCTAAATAGAAAATAGTTAGTTCTTGTGATTTAGTTGGTAGTATTAGAGTTAAGAATGGGAAGAATCTGTAAAATAAATGGTGGAATTAAATACAAAAGATGCAAGAGGTACACAATGTCAACTTTAAACATCAATTCCATTCTTTTGGTTTATTGTTTCTCATATTCCTGCATGATTATTAAAACTTATGTTCCAAACTAAAACACGGACACATTATATTTGGAAAGAAAATATACCTGAGTACCATCCCACATCAATGCTTCATATATTGGTGCTGTTGAGAGGGAGGAAAATTGAGAGGACCTGGGAATGAATGTCTTGACTGTACTGTGAAGATCTTGTATATGATGAGTCTGGATGTTTTGACTGGATGttctactttatttttcttttcgtCCTCTATCTTAATCTTTCCTCCTTAAATTTTCTTCTAGGATGACCATGGTTATACTTCTAAGTATGAAGATAGAACCTCTCGTTTCTTTCCTCCTGCTCCAAGAGTTCCTCGGATGCCTGGGTTGGTTTCTGGTGATAATGGGTTCATGGATGATAGTGAAGATTCATTTCAGGAGCTGTCAAATTCTTCTCACCAACGATTCAACATCCTATGCAGTGCAGATAAAGatggaaatatttattttagtatatttggAATCTTCCCTATAGGGAAAGTTGTAAGTCGTTGTCTCTCAGaaattagcatttttttattatataaattaattatgagGTGTGATGGGGAATGACATCCTAGGCTTTTGGGCTTGTGTTAGTTAATATATTAAgttaatatatcatttatttacCGTTTCTTCTTTCAAGCagtttagtttttgttttaaatccTAGTGTATGGGGGACCTACATGGTTGTCTGTCAAGATCGGAAGATTATGATTTAATTGTGGTTTAATCTGCAGCATAACTAATATTTGATTACTAAAGTGACTAAAATGATCTCTTAATTAGTTACTATTGTGGTGTCATTGATTCATGTGGTCCCAAGTCCTGTTATATACTGTTTTCTGTTCATATATTTTCCTTATTGGTTAGTAAGCTTAACATGCGTTTTTACTGTGAGAAATTTATTACATGGTTGAGATTTTAGGAATTGACAGATAGACTTGACAAAGGTGGGGGTACATATTTTATTAGCgggattttaaataattttgtatggCGTTAAAAAGCAACTTTGCTTTGGTGTAGTATTAGATATTACTTAATTAACTAAGAAGATATTGCTAATAACATTGGAAGATAGGATACATTACCTTTTGTTGATGTTTCTTCTGTTAAAGCCAATATAATATTAAGAGAGAAACACtcgtaaaataattaatactaaaCATTAATATCAAGTTAGACTTGTCTGTTTCTCTGTtacctttatattttttgccttttttagttaatattagaACATCTTGTGGTTATTTCCTTTCAGAACATACACAACCTCACTTTTCCTACTTGCCATGATGGTGCAGAAACGACTAACAGAGTTTCAAATGCTTCTATACAGAAGGTAGATTCTCTTTTGTTTTGATCACTGAACTTCATTTGCCTTCCAGTTCCATTTAGTTGGTGACCAAATTTGGAAAACCCTAAACTATATCTTGATGCTTAAAATTAACTAGTTGATTAATTAACATCCTAATGcgcattttaaaattttgaaatatgagAAGGGCAAATTAAAATACAATCAAAGAAGCAGAAGAACTACATCAAAAACTTTTTATGGATGACTGCAATGATGTTTGAAATTCTTCCAAAAGATTAATGGTAAATAAATTAGTGAATCTAGTTCTGCTGTCTCGATCTTATGGTCAAAGAGGAGATTCCATGTTCAATATATTGATGCATCAGTCATGAATGAATCAGTGAAGAAAAAATatggtttatatatatttttggtctCTGTAAAATTAACAagtttttaatagttttttttcaTCTCTGTAGAATTTGAAATCAGTCTTTATAATTTCTGTGAATTTTGTGTTCGTCCCTgtagaatattttatttcattttattttcatccctttaaaattttaaatcactGATTTTAAGAGTTTTTTTAGGTGATACATGTAGCCATTATATTTCAACACTAGTATGTGTAATTGGGAATGGtgattttcaatttcaaagggagcaaaaacaaagaatttttttttggagaCCAAACTCAAAACTCAGTTTatgggactaaaaacatatttaagtaaaaaattattgagCCTTCAACTTGCATAAGTTAATTAATGCCTGTCATGAACCAAATCCTGAAAAAGGCTTGAGCTTTAGGTGAAGCAACGTGAATGGTTCTATATTTCATTACTAATTCCGCCTTAAATGTGAGAGCCTTTTGTGCTTTAAGTGTAGATAATGCATAAGCCTCCCTACCTTGTGTCAAAACGGAGCTTGTTATCAGAAGAATGAAGGTAGCTAGGATCAAATTCTAGTTTACCCAACATAGAGGTTCTAatataatgcagaaaataacTCTCGCAAAAGCATAAGCTGATAGATAAAGGACATGACTGGTTTTGTTATGTTCCCCCTGGGAACTTACTCATGGAAGCTGTGTTGTTACATGTCACTAGGTTGCATTATCAAAAGATCTCTGTCGTTTGATAGTCATGTGCTCAGGGGATCTTGTTAAAGTTGGTGCTGACTTGGGAGAAACTGACATGGCTGGGTACAATGAGCATGGTCTGCATTGCTTAGCCCTGAACACTACTATATTTTGGAATAGGTAAAAATTCTGAGAAATGGATGCTTTGCTATtacattcttttttctttgtaaCATTTAAAACCTTTTCCCTTAATGACAATTGCAAATGAAATTTGGCATCTTATTTCTGCAATTTGATCCCTTCTATCTTTTTTACAGGAAAAATGAGCTTCATCAAGTAGCTCAACAAGCTTCTAACATTGAGGATTTGACTGAGGTTGTTCGCACATCATTATCAGTTATGTGTAGGCAGTGGTCTGATGCCATGAACACATTCCAGGAGAAATTTAACTCTTTGTCTACTCTGATTATAAATCATGGTAACTGAATAAGActtatggaatttgttttagtCATTACACTCACTTTAATTTACTTGTTCCTGTCTTGGATTACTAGGACTTGATTCCTCACCCCAAGAGGAGCTTCTGAGCCTTTTGGGTGGTGCAAGGACTAGCCCACCAGTTCATCAATTTCTCGTTAACACTCTGGGAGAAGTGGTATACTTACAGTCTTATATAGTTGCATTCCTCTTTGTGGATGTAGTTTTCATTCAGCAACATATTTTCTTTACAGGGTGTCAAGCGTATTTCAAAGGTTCTCTCTGGTGCAGGCAAAGAACTTCAACGTATTGTCTTGGACCACCTCCAGGTACAATATACATCAATGTTTACCAATAAGGAGAAACATATTGTTTGaaagcaaatattttaaaatttgtcatgGCAAACAACTTCCTGTTACACCCTTTTGTAGTCTTTTTCAAAGACaatgaaaagttttttttttttttctttcttctataaCTTTTCTCCAAACCTCATTAATGGGTTTGAGCTACGTCATTATTTCACTCCCACCGTGTATTAACAAAGTAGGCATTGTAGGCAAGTCTGCTCCTATCACAATAATTTAGGTCTTCAGAGGCTGTCCCCTGTGGCCAGCTTGAAGGGGCTTAAGTTCGATGTTGTCCGGAAGAATTGGGGCAGCAATTATAGTTATAAAGTTCTAGTTTTGTTGTCACACAGGGTCCTTCATATAATTGGCTGACCTTTCTAGAAGAAAATGGGTAGCTTCACTTACTTTAATAACATTGACAGGGAATTACCATGAGATTAAAACACAAAAGGTGAAATGGTAGGGTATTGAATAAATTGTTAGGTGATATAAAAATTCCTGCGTATTCATGCAATCTCCTGAACTTTTACTGTTCCATTCTTGACATGGGATTAGAAGTTCATTTACTTTTGAGTTTATTCAGTATTTGTACACACTTCACTTAAGCTCTCATGGAagtttaaatgtatttttcagCCTGCTGTAGAAGTTATTGCATTCAGAATAGGAGAACTAAGAGGGCTTTCAAGATGGCGAGCACGCTATCACAGCATTGGCTTGGATGAATCACTTATTAACAATGCAACAGAAAAGGCTGGTACGCTACTTGTACAAGTTGAACGATTTATGAGGGTTCTTTCATCTGTTGTGCAGCAGGTGTgccttttttgttttaaatgaatCTTGTAGAATATagctttatttttcaattttagctCTGTTGTTATCATGGTCTTTAAATTGTTATCAGCTATATATTTCCATGAGAGCTACAATAGTTATTCAAATTCCATATATCATAGTTTGTAAAAATGGATCAGCTAATATGACCTGAAGCTAGTTAGCTCATTAGATCAGTCAAAAACTGGTGGCTAAAATCCAGTTCAGAAATCTGGATTTTGAAAAGGTGatggtttattattatttttattcaaaacctTTTTCTAAATAATCAAAGATTGAGTTTTACGTATGTATTTCTATTAAGTATTTACtatgaattttttatgttgtaggactTGTAATATGATCCTTAAAATTTTGCATAACTTAATCTGTGACAATTCTATATTTTAGTTCATcacttaatatattatataagaataaaaatatatttgaattatttcttAATGAACTGTGGTTCAACCATTGAATTGTCTTTATCGGTTTCATAATTGGTCTAGTTTTAAAACATTGCTGCTTGTGgttctattataaaaaatatattgattgacttctaatatttaattattaggaTAAATTTGGTGGAAACTCAGGGAAAAAATGTTGCTTCCTTGTCAGAAGCAACATTTTTTACGGAAAGGAGTGCATGTGTTTGAAGTGGTGAAAATCTATGTATTATGTTATCACATTTTTACTTTGATTATGATACCATTTCTTATACTGTGCTTTATGAGCATGTAATATTGTGGAGGATAGGATCCGATGATAAGCTTGTGATTGGATGTTTTGGGAATGATGGAACACTTATTTGGATTTCACATGTCTGCACAGAAAATAATGTTTGAAATATATCAACGAATGCGTTTTTATAAAAGCCTATTGTAtctattattttgatattattttttttcctctttatgTTTTTTCAACCAGTACTCAAACTTCTTCAACTGGCTATTAAAGTGTATAAAATTACTCATGTCAGAACCAAGTGACCAGCTTCTACCGTATAACAGGTTCATTTAAACATTCCTTAATgttatgaattattataaaagctgaTTTTTGTctgaatttatttttggttttggCAGTGAACTTGTTATTATATTCTTGAAGTTTCTATACGAGCAAGATCCTGTTAAACAATTGCTGGAAATATCTGAAATAGAATATGAAGTTGAAATTGATTTGTAAGTTGTTTTCTACTCCAATTTCTCTTATATTTTTCCGTTTATTATCAATTTGTGTGAGAATTAAACCGGCAGTTTTTTCTACACGTAAATAACCATAGTCCTTGTTTCTAAAACAACTGATTTCTGAAGAAGTTATTTTCTACGTATAACTAGCCCATCTGTCCCTGACTATCAGTTCATATTGTTGCTGTCAACTGAAGAATCAGTTTTTTTTCCAAGGCTGACAGTTGGAATTTGGTTTTTCCACTCCACCATCTTTATCCACTGCAATaacaatttcttca contains:
- the LOC108343835 gene encoding anaphase-promoting complex subunit 4, translating into METDESSRMLPFQLQFDKPLASQITIAEWNPEKDLLAMVTDDSKILLHRFNWQRLWTIAPGKCITSLCWRPDGKAIAVGLDDGMVSLHDVENGKLLRSLKSHCAAIICLNWEEESQLITDDHGYTSKYEDRTSRFFPPAPRVPRMPGLVSGDNGFMDDSEDSFQELSNSSHQRFNILCSADKDGNIYFSIFGIFPIGKVNIHNLTFPTCHDGAETTNRVSNASIQKVALSKDLCRLIVMCSGDLVKVGADLGETDMAGYNEHGLHCLALNTTIFWNRKNELHQVAQQASNIEDLTEVVRTSLSVMCRQWSDAMNTFQEKFNSLSTLIINHGLDSSPQEELLSLLGGARTSPPVHQFLVNTLGEVGVKRISKVLSGAGKELQRIVLDHLQPAVEVIAFRIGELRGLSRWRARYHSIGLDESLINNATEKAGTLLVQVERFMRVLSSVVQQYSNFFNWLLKCIKLLMSEPSDQLLPYNSELVIIFLKFLYEQDPVKQLLEISEIEYEVEIDLETMQRVRELVQFGGFSDIEYLRRTLAKEFQLMELSFKEAFQMPFTTISRKILCEDILPLFPVPTLPKSSSMRIPTSVSYYEDSSGASVTPQTGQNQFIDYVSFQVPDECFSDIINCLCIVRGFMHDSHCLKKGCSTLEAVLLHVPVDYQCVDLSLYKDSQIVLLLNKVTNTSESAGDGCMVILQASDLPYISISRSAHIDVWRLPELKDSVAYLHIEDEKARTIPHSVVAPLAVSASRGVACVFAARKRALVYILEEDEDEVSDAE